The genomic interval CGCTCCAGGCAAGCCCTGGCAGAACGGTACCAACGAAAGCTTCAACGGCCGCTTCCGGGACGAGTGCCTGTCAGCGGAGTGGTTTTCCACCAGGAGGGAGGCCGTCGTCCTCATCGAGGCGTGGCGGCGCGACTACAACGAGAAGCGCCCGCACAGCAGTTTGGGCTACAAGACACCTGCGGAGGTCGGAGCTCGCCGTGCCCATGCCGGCCCCGTCGCATCATCCCTCGAGCACGGCATCAGCAGCGCCGCAGGACTCTCGTAACGCGTGGTCCGAAGAACGGGGGCAGAGCACAGCCGCGCTCACCGCGCCTGGCCCCACCATCCGCTTCACCATCTCCGCCTTGAATGCATCCGTGTACGACACAGCTACCTGCCTGCACTCGCCCCCATGGGGTGGTCAGCTCGGCCGGTCGGCCGAGGCGACAACTTCCCTGCCACAGGGGGCGCCCCTCACCTCCCGCTCTGCTCCCGCTCGCTACGCCCAAGAGGGCTCCTGTCCTTCCTATGCTCCAGACCAGGCTATGTTCGATAAAGGAATCCGGCCTCAGGCACACGCCCAATAATGGCAGACAACCCAGCCAAAGAAGGCAGATGCGCCTCTGTGTAACCAGCCTCCCGAAGCGCACGCTCAACAACAACCAACGGAGCCTTCCACTCCGACACAAAATCCATCTTAGCCATCAAAACAGGACCAGCATCAGAAAGGAGGCTTCCAACGCCCCCCACAACGCAATCCCAATCAGCACTTATCGCAATTTTCGAACCATCCCAAGACATCTTCCATGTCGACGAAAACGTATTGGACGGCCAGGAAACCTCCCACCCCCCCACGTCTTGGCGGAGAATCTCCTCAAGCATATCGACGACATCATCAACCATCAGACTGAGGTCATACTTGTACCCAACAGGTATGAACACACCTCTCCACACAACAAACGCCCACTCCGCGCTCCTTGGGAACACCGTCTGAACCGCATCAGCCAACGACTCATCTTCCCCATCAAACACACGAAGTGTCCGCGGGAGTCCCGCCTGAATCAAAAAATCAAGCGACATAAATATATCACTCCGCCAAATATCCGTGAAAAGTCCCGCCGCCATTATTCCGAACAAAGAATCGGTTCGCCCGAACGGTCTTGCCAGAGGGCAGATGCACTGCCGAGCTATGATTCGGGGGCAAATCCCCCCCCTGACTGTCTCGGCGCTAGTGTCGCAGCCTTCGCTCCCACATAATCCAAATATGCCTTACTTCCCCACTGCCCCTGTGCCACCCTTGAATCTACCGCCAGCTGCGATCCTTCTGTCCACTTGATTCCATGCTTCTTCGAACCAACATACTTAGCTTCTGGGCGTAGTGGCGCTACGACCGCCTCTTGCGCATCACTCGAGCTAGACGAATCATCTCCACCTCCGGATTGGTTCGCCATCTGCACTGCATTTAGGGCCCCGGTAATATTCACGCCCCCTTCAGCACCAGCAGCAACGCCCTGCACAGCAACAGCACCTCCAAGCACAGCTCCCTCAAGCAGGGGCGGAGCCGGGGCTGGAGGAGGAGAGCCCCGCCTTTACCGCGACGGTGGAGGAGCCGAGGAAGGAGCGCACACCCCGTTTGGACTGGGCCGGGCTGCTGCGCAGGACGTTCGCCCTGGATGTGTTCGCATGCTTGAGGAGTGGAGGCAGGCGGCGGGTGTTGGCGTACGTGAAGGGAGCAGGAGGGGTGAGAGCGATTCTGGAGCACCTGGGGTTGCCCACGGCGGGTGCGCACCTGGCCCCGGCGCGCGGGCCTCCCCAGGCCGCGTGGTGTTGAAGCTCAAGCCGCCACAGCCAGCCAAGAGAGCCAGGCCCCTGCCTCGCCCCGCCTGGGAAGGAGGCTGGGCTGGGCAGGCGTGTGCCTGCTGGAGATAAAGGGATTCTGCGCCGGCTCGGCGTGCGGCTCATGTGCCACCCGTCAGCGTCCCTCACCTCCCGCTCTGCTCCCGCCTGCTACCCCCAATAGCGCTCCTGTCCTTCCTTCTGTGTAGCGGCCCCCCGAATCAGGCACCTTGCCTCGTCTCACGTTCAACAGCAGACGCCTTCAACCAATCCTTTCCTTCCGCCCCTCGCCATCGCTGCCGCGGAGGCCTACTGGCAATCACTTCCTGCGTACCACCTGACTCCCAGCCCCTCTCCGCGAGGTTACTTCAGCCTTCTGTTCGCGCTCGACTTGGGCGGGCGTGCCGCCGGCGCATGGGGAGATTCGACAGCGGGGGCGCCCTCTATGCTGCGGCCCTGGACTGCTGGCCAAGGAAGGACACGCGCTCACCCGCTCATCGAAGCCTTTGGGAGAGGCCGCTGCTTGTCAAGCGACTGACTGGCTCACGCTCATGCCGCAGCCTCCAGCACTGCTGGCTTCGGCGCTCGGTATTCCGTCCCATCGCGCATCATCGCGAAGAGGATTCCGGCCAGCCGTCTCGCCAGCGCCACCACCGCTGTCTTCTTGCCCCTCCTGGCGGCAATCCGTTCGGCCCATTCTCGCAAATGGGCTGTCTCGGGTTTCTTCGCTCGCAACAGGCGCAGCGCCGGATTGGCGAGTGGATCGGGCTGGACGCCGGCGTACTCGCCGAGGGCCGCCGCGCGGACCTGGCCATCATCAACCCCGAGGGCCTGGACGGGAAGCTGGATGAAATCGCCGAGGCGCCCATGGAGAACTTCGGGGGCTTCGTCCGGCTGGTGCGCCGCAATGATGCCGCGGTGAAGGCCGTGCTCAACTCCGGGCGCGAGGCGGTACGGGAGGGCGCCGTGGCCCCCTCGCTGGGGCGCGAGCGCGGCTTCGGAAAGGTGCTCCGGGCTCAATACCTCTCGGGTATGAAGTTCTTCCCCGCGAGCGAAGCCTCGTCGTCATAGGCGCCCCGCTTGGAGCGGCGGGGCAGCTTCGCCTCGGGACGCTTCACCCTCTTGTGAGGAATCTTCTCCAGCAGGAAGCGGATGCAGTTGAGCCGCGCCTTCTTCTTGTTGTCGGAGCGCAAGATGAACCAGGGCGCATACGGCGTATCCGTCGCGGCCAACATCATGTCACGCGCCTGAGAGTAATCGTACCAGCGAGTCCACGGGTACATCTGGGTCTTCTCCCGGTCCGAGGGGACCGGCAGGGCCACCACTCGGAATACCCGGGGGCTCACCCGCTCCGTGATGGCGCGAATCGTACCGCCCTTGCCCGCCGCGTCCCTCCCTTCGAAGACCACGACGACGCGCACCCCCTCCTGCTTGACCCAATCCTGAAGCATGCAGAGCTGGGCCTGGAGCCTGCGAAGCTCCTTTTCATAGGCCTTGCGCTTCATGGGTTCCGTATGGGTGTCTGGTGCCATGACCTCGTGCCCCGGTAGGAGAAGAGGGGGGCTTCACTCCACGGGGGGGCCATGCCCGGGCACTGGCCCGGCGTCAGCTTCCCGGCGGTCTCGTGGATCTCCGCGCGCAGTCGCTCTCCATCCGAGGGGTCCACGGCTTTGTAGGCGATGGTGACGCCCTGGGGAGTGTCCTCCACGCGGGCGTAGGTCGGCACGCTCGGAGCCCCCGCAGAACCCGGGAGCCCGCTACCGCCCATGGCCTCGTAGTCGATGCCGGGAGGCTGCTCGAGGCCGCGGCGCCCCGATACGCCGTGCTCCGCCTGCCGCTGCATCATGTTGCGGCCACGCTGCCGGAGGTTCGCCACCTGGTCCTCCTCGGAGGTGGTGAAGACGAGGGCCACGCCGTCGGGCGTGTCCTCCGCCCGCGCCTGAGCGCCGGGGACCGTCATGCAATGCGGCCTCACGTGCCCGCCCCTCCCTCGCGTTGGAGCGGGCGCTCCACCCCACCCCTTTCAAGGAGTTGGGAGCATGTCACCTTGCGCGAGGGGGCAAGAGCCCTGGGGACAGGGCTCTTGCGGACCGGCCTGTCACGGTGAGCGGTCAATCTCCTCGGTGATGCCCACGTCCGTCACGGAACATGCGCCGCCGCTGCTCTCCACGAGGAGGAAGGACTCCGCCGGGAAGACGTTGACGCCGTGCAGGTACGAGCACTCGATGAGGGCGTTCATGTCCCGGCTGCTGCTGTAGGTGAAGACGCGGGCGGGCGCGCTGAAGTCACCGTCACCGCCCGGCGCGGTCGCCACCGCCGTGTTGGGCTTGAAGTCCCAGGACTTCACCTTCACCTGCCAGTGGTCGCCTGGGATGCAGCAGTCCGCCACCTTGACGTCGAGCTGCTTCGTGCCCGGGCAGCTCACGGCGTAGCGCTGGATCTGGCCGGGACGCGACAGAAGGCAGGAGAGGAGAATCTGCTGCCCGCCATCGGACAGCTGGGTGATTTGGGGCTGACGCTGGCCCGTGGAGCGGTAGTTGAGCTCGCCCGCGCGCGGCGCCGCCTCCGCGGGCTCGCCGGCGGCTGGCGGCTCCGCGGATGCGAGCGGCGAGACGCCGAGCGCGGCGCAATACAGGACGAGAGAAGCGAGCCTCCGGAGCTTCATGAAGGAAGCGGTCATGACGTATCTTTCTGTTGGCGCGAGAGAAGGACCTGCGCTCCAGGTAGCGCCCCGCCTGAGAGCAGCGGGGAAATAGGCATACGGAGCCGGGCCGGGCAGTGTTTCCGAGGGGCATGCATGCGTTCATGTCGTGAAAGCCAGCGTCTCCTCACGCCTGCGACTCTCCCGCGGCCTCCTTCAGGGGCTGGCACGGAAGCACCACCGTGAACCTCGAGCCCAGGCCCGGCGTGCTGTCCACGCGCACCGTGCCGCCCATGGCCTCCGTGAGGCTCCGAACGATGTAGAGGCCGAGCCCGAATCCGCCGTAGTGCCGGGTGGGCACCGCGCGCTCGAACCGCTCGAAGATGTGGAGCAGGCGCTCGGGCGGGATTCCGATGCCGTGGTCCTCCACCACGAGCTCGGCCGCCCCCTCCCCGCGTGAGAGCGAAATCTCGATGGGCCTGCCCTCGCCGAACTTGAGGGCATTGCCGAGGAGGTTCGCCACCACCTGGTCCAGCCTGCTCCGGTCCCACATCCCCTCGACGGGCCCTTCGGCGCGCACGTCCACCCGCGACCCGGTTCGGGCGGCGGTCTCGATGAACCGCTCCACGACCTCGCCCACGACGGCCAGGAAGTCCACGCGCTCCAGGTGGAGCTTGAGCCGCCCGGCGTGCAGCCGCGAGACATCCAGCACGTCGTCCACCAGGCGCATGAGGCGCTGCACCTGCTTCTCGGCCGACTCGAGGGCCTGCATGAGCCGCTCTGCGGAGGGGCGCTCGTTTCGTCTCCGCAGCACCGACTGAAGCACGATGTTCATGGAGATGATGGGCGTCTTCAGCTCGTGCGCCGCGACACCGAGGAACTCCTCACGGACGCGGATGCCCTCCTGGGCCTCCTGGTAGAGGTGGGCATTGTCGATGGCCATGGCCGCCCGGTGGGCCAGTTCCTCCATGAGCGCCAGGTCCGATGGCCCGAAGGGGCGCTTCGGGTCCGTGCGGCCCATGGAGATGGCCCCCAGCGTCCGTCCGCGCGCCATGAGCGGCACGGCCATGCCGCTCCGGGTCCCCAGCTCGCGGATGAGCCGGGCATTCTCGGCGTCGAGGCTGTAGTCGTGCATATCGGGCTCCGAGAGCTCGGAGCGCAGGAAGGGCTTGCCGGACCATGACGCGGATGGCCGGCTGGAGCGAGCCCCAGTGGGGCGGATAGCGCTCCTCCAGCTCGCGCAGGACCCTCTGCTTCGCGGGGTCGGAGTGAAACCCGGCCAGCCGGCGAATCCTGCCGTCCGCTTCGGCCACATCGACGATGCACCAGTCGGCGAACGTTGGCGCGACGAGGCGAGCCAGGCGCTGGAGCGTGGTCGGATAGTCGAGCGACTCGGCGAGCAGCGCGCTCGCGTCGGACAGGAAGCGCACGGCCTTCTCCGCGCGCATGCGCTCCCTCAAGCAGGTGCGCAGGAGGCGAGCGTGGGGCTTGAGGCGGCGGCCAGCACGGAGCCGATGAAGGAGAAGACGCCGCGAGTGGACTGGGCCGAGTTGCTCAGCAGGACGTTCGACGTCGACGTGTTCGCCTGCATGAGGTGTGGAGGCAGGCGGCGAGTGCTGGCGTACGTGAAGGGGGCGGAAGGGATGCTCACCATGTCCGGAACGGGTGCTCACCATGTCCGGAACGGGTGCTCACCTTGGGCCGGAATCGGTGCTCACCATGGTCCGGTACACGCAGAAGCTGCGCCTGTCCGGGCTGCTGCAGTCCCTCGAGCTGCGCTGCCGCGAGGCGGCCGACGCCAACTTGCCGCTGACGGAATTCCTCTACCGACTGCTGGCCGACGAGGTGGAGCGGCGCGACGGCAAGCAGTTGGACGTGCGCCTGCGCCGTGCCGCCTTCGAACGGCCCAGCACCCTGGAGGACTTCGACTTCTCCTTCAACGTCTCCGTCCCGCGCACCCAGGTGCTGGAGTTGGGCACCTGCACCTTTGTCGAGCGGCACGAGAACGTGCTGGTGGTGGGCCCTGCGGGCGTCGGCAAGAGTCACCTCGCCCAGGCGCTGGGCCAGCGAGCCTGTCGCGCCGGCCACGCCGTCCTCTACGTGAGCGCCCACGACATGCTCACGCAGTTGCGCGCCTCACGCGCCGACAACAGCTACGAGCGACGCCTCCTGCGCTTCACCACTCCAGCCCTGCTCATCATCGACGACCTCGGACTGCGGCCACTCACGGGTGAGGAGGGCATCGACATGTACGAGATTGTCCGCCGTCGCTACGAGCGCGTGGCCGACTTCAACGCGGACGGGCGGCTGGATGTCGCCGCGACGATTGCAGCGGCGAACACCGTCAGTCTGTTTCCGGGTCTGGGGGATGGCTCGCTCTCGGAGAGGGCATGACGTCGTCCTGGACGGAATGCCGCGCGGGCTCGTGGCCGGGAAGTTCAGCATCGGCGACAAGGTCTTGCTGATGGTGGGTCAGGAAGGCCTGGACTCCCTCTCGCTGCTGACGGCGACCTGTCTCCCCTGACGCACGCAGGCTGGTTCGTGCGACTCCGCGGAGCGCGAGGCGTGACAACCGTTTCCTTCAGGAACAACGTCCTTCCATCCCCTCGCGTCCAGAACACTCGCTAGTGCTCGTGCGTTCCCTGCCTTTCCTTCCTTGGGTGGCGGAGGCGTCCTGCGCGTCGCCAACCTCACTCAGGAGTGTTCCATGGTCCGTCTGGAAGACGCGCGTCCCCTCATCGCCGCAGCCGAGAAGAAGGCTCAGGAACTGGGGCAGCCCATGAACATCGCTGTCGCGGACGAAGGCGGCAATCTCGTCGCGCACGTGCGCATGGATGGGGCGTGGCTGGGCAGCATCGACATCTCCATCAAGAAGGCATTCACTTCGCGTGCCTTCGATATCACCACGCAGGAACTGGCAAAGAACGCCCAACCCGGTGGGCAGTTCTACGGCATCCACGCGTCCAACGACGGAAGGGTGATGATCTTCGCGGGCGGCATCCCGCTGAAGAAGAATGGCAAGGTCGTGGGGGCTGTCGGCGTCAGCGAAGGCTCTGGCGACCAGAACCATGCGGACGCCACCGCGGGCGCGTCCGCTTTCTAGCTCCGAGCAGAGGTGACGCGAACAACAGGGGATGAGCTCCCGTGAGGCGCCTCGCCTCCACCACCGCACGTCGGACGTCAGATGCGCTGTTCGGCGAGCGCGTGCGCACGCTCGCGCTCAATCACACTGCCGACACCGATGGTCACCATCCCCACCGACAGGGCGACGGCGACGCCCGCGGGGCCGCCCAGGGCGCCCGCGGCGGCGGCCGTCCCGAAGTAGCCAGCCAGGGCGCCACCCGCTTGCACTGCGCCGAGGGCGACCTGGTACGTGTCGTCTTTGGAGATGCCCTCCGCCACCGAGAGGCCACCGCTGATGACTCCCACAGCCGCGTTGAGTCGTCCCGACCACTCCGCGAACTTGATGGGATTGACACGGCCATTCAGCGGGCCTGGCAGGCCCGATGGGGAGATGGTGGTGCCCGACCCCTTGGCGGCGAAGCGCATGAGCCCGACTCCCTCGACCACGCCCACCGCCCCTCCCAGGACGTCCGCGCCGGCTGTCGCGAGCTCACGCGCGCCCTTGAAGCTTAGCAGGTTCTGCTCGTCGAGCGCCTTCTTGAAGTCTCCCACGCCGCTCACGATGTCGTTGATGCCGGCGGCCACCTGGAAGCCACCCACCATTCCCACCGAGAGGCGCTCGTTCCGGTTCAGGTTCAGCGTGAGCTCCTGCTTGAACGCGTCCTCGGGTTTCAAGCTGAAGAACTTCGGGTTGTCCGCCGGGTCCGGCTTGCCCTGCGCATTCGCCGCCCGGGAGTTGGCCTCCTTCGCCAGTCGAGCCAGCCCATACTCCGACGCATCGCCCGCGACGCCCATGCCCTCGCTCTCCGGTGCCTCCGGCGTGTCCTTCAGGGCCTGGGTATGCAGCGCCGACAGTTGGGTGAAGTGATTGAGCTCGTTCTGCAACCCGTTGACCGCGTAGGCCCCCAGGGCCGCCTGCGCGGGTGGCAAGTCCTGCTTGAGCTGGTTGGGGCCATCGAAGGACTTGCCGTTCACCATCACGCGCTCAGGAGGAATGGACGCCTCGGCGGTTCCCTCGGGCCCCGTGAGCTTCGACTGGGCGTGGACGACCTGCGGCTCCTTGGGCGTCTGCGCCGTCGTCAGCGACTGCTCGTAGGTGCGCTTGGGCTTGCCGCCTCCTTCTTCCGAGCCCGTGGTGCGCTCGGTGACCTCCACCTCGCCCTTGGCATTGCGCGTTTCGGTGCGCTGGAAGTCCTTCACCCGGCGAATGCCCGTGACGTCTGTCTGGTCCGAGTGGCTCGCGGTGATGAGGCCCTGGTTGTTGTACGTCCGGGTGGTGGTGCTCTTGACGTCCACCAACTCCACGTCTTCGCCCTTCTGGGCAGGCTTGGGGAGCCGTCCCTCGGTCGTCTCCGTGACAGTGTTGCCCTCCAGCTTCTTGCGAGTGACGAGCGTGACGTTGGGCTGTCCCTCGAAGAAGGTCTGGGTGTTCAGCTCGCCATCGCCGGCCTTCTCAAGCACGTAACTGCGAGGCGCGGCGTCGTCAGCCTGAATGGATTCTTTCCGAACCTTTTCCAACTCCTTCGCGCCAGCGGGGCGGTCGGCCTTGGCAGGGCAGTCCACGGCCTTGGTCGACGTGCGCGTCAGCCGCAGCCGATCTCCCTGCGAGTACGACGACGACTCGGTCACCGTCGCCTTCGCGGGCTTACCCTGCTCGTCCTTCGCACCGGGGGGCGGAATGACGGTGGTGGTGACGTCCATCTTGTCAGAGGGCACGGTCTCCATGAACTCGCCAAACCTGCCGGTAACGTGGTCTCCCTTGTTGATTTGGGAGAAGGTCTTCTTCGTCTCCGTCAGCGACCCATCCGGCGCGCGTTGGGTGGTGGTCTGACTGGCGGATGGACCCACCTGGAAC from Myxococcus xanthus carries:
- a CDS encoding integrase core domain-containing protein, which codes for APGKPWQNGTNESFNGRFRDECLSAEWFSTRREAVVLIEAWRRDYNEKRPHSSLGYKTPAEVGARRAHAGPVASSLEHGISSAAGLS
- a CDS encoding polyphosphate kinase 2 family protein, whose protein sequence is MKRKAYEKELRRLQAQLCMLQDWVKQEGVRVVVVFEGRDAAGKGGTIRAITERVSPRVFRVVALPVPSDREKTQMYPWTRWYDYSQARDMMLAATDTPYAPWFILRSDNKKKARLNCIRFLLEKIPHKRVKRPEAKLPRRSKRGAYDDEASLAGKNFIPERY
- a CDS encoding GAF domain-containing sensor histidine kinase — protein: MWPKRTAGFAGWPGFTPTPRSRGSCASWRSAIRPTGARSSRPSASWSGKPFLRSELSEPDMHDYSLDAENARLIRELGTRSGMAVPLMARGRTLGAISMGRTDPKRPFGPSDLALMEELAHRAAMAIDNAHLYQEAQEGIRVREEFLGVAAHELKTPIISMNIVLQSVLRRRNERPSAERLMQALESAEKQVQRLMRLVDDVLDVSRLHAGRLKLHLERVDFLAVVGEVVERFIETAARTGSRVDVRAEGPVEGMWDRSRLDQVVANLLGNALKFGEGRPIEISLSRGEGAAELVVEDHGIGIPPERLLHIFERFERAVPTRHYGGFGLGLYIVRSLTEAMGGTVRVDSTPGLGSRFTVVLPCQPLKEAAGESQA
- a CDS encoding ATP-binding protein, translating into MVRYTQKLRLSGLLQSLELRCREAADANLPLTEFLYRLLADEVERRDGKQLDVRLRRAAFERPSTLEDFDFSFNVSVPRTQVLELGTCTFVERHENVLVVGPAGVGKSHLAQALGQRACRAGHAVLYVSAHDMLTQLRASRADNSYERRLLRFTTPALLIIDDLGLRPLTGEEGIDMYEIVRRRYERVADFNADGRLDVAATIAAANTVSLFPGLGDGSLSERA
- a CDS encoding GlcG/HbpS family heme-binding protein; translated protein: MVRLEDARPLIAAAEKKAQELGQPMNIAVADEGGNLVAHVRMDGAWLGSIDISIKKAFTSRAFDITTQELAKNAQPGGQFYGIHASNDGRVMIFAGGIPLKKNGKVVGAVGVSEGSGDQNHADATAGASAF